A single Marinitoga aeolica DNA region contains:
- a CDS encoding carbohydrate ABC transporter permease: MNKSKSSIILFLSPYLLIFSIFIILPVIMAILLSFTNFNAIQFPNFIGLKNYVNLITTDDVFMQYVLPNTLKFSLIVGPLGYILAFILAWMLAQIPALPRTILALIIYSPSMTMGVAMQVIWKSLFSGDVTGYINSWLIRLNLIQQPIQWLQSPKYLMPIMIIVTIWSSMGVGFLAMLAGILNINPELYEAGYIDGISKKWQEIIYITIPSMKPQMLFGAVMSVVTTFQAGAIGVQLSGSNPTPQYAGQLIVNHIEDYGFLRYEMGYAAAVSVFLLFLILISSKVAWSLFGEKD; encoded by the coding sequence ATGAATAAAAGTAAATCTTCTATAATATTATTTTTATCTCCATATTTATTAATATTTTCTATATTCATTATATTACCAGTTATAATGGCTATATTGCTTTCTTTTACTAATTTTAATGCTATTCAATTTCCAAACTTTATAGGTTTAAAAAATTATGTTAATTTAATTACTACAGATGATGTGTTTATGCAATATGTATTACCAAATACTTTAAAATTTTCTTTAATTGTTGGGCCCTTAGGATATATTTTAGCTTTTATATTAGCCTGGATGTTAGCTCAAATTCCAGCATTACCAAGAACGATTCTCGCTTTAATTATTTATTCTCCTTCAATGACTATGGGAGTTGCTATGCAAGTTATCTGGAAATCATTATTTAGTGGCGATGTAACTGGTTATATAAATAGTTGGTTGATTAGGTTAAATCTTATTCAACAACCTATCCAATGGTTGCAATCCCCAAAATACTTAATGCCAATTATGATAATAGTAACAATTTGGAGTAGTATGGGTGTTGGGTTTTTAGCAATGCTTGCTGGTATTTTAAATATTAATCCAGAATTATATGAAGCAGGGTATATTGATGGAATTTCAAAAAAGTGGCAGGAAATTATTTATATTACAATTCCTTCCATGAAACCACAAATGTTGTTTGGTGCAGTAATGTCTGTTGTAACAACTTTTCAGGCTGGAGCAATTGGAGTTCAATTATCCGGATCAAATCCTACTCCACAATATGCTGGTCAATTAATTGTAAATCATATTGAAGACTATGGTTTTTTAAGATATGAAATGGGGTATGCTGCTGCAGTTTCGGTATTTTTATTATTTCTTATTTTAATAAGTTCTAAAGTTGCATGGTCATTATTTGGTGAAAAGGATTAG
- a CDS encoding extracellular solute-binding protein yields the protein MRKIFLAIYIVLAILSFSKLTELSYFEQLKRWNGINKAVGVEITPSASYITLNKHESFSFYIDVPKEGLYNIELIYKVLSDDLLENEIDIKINDKYQFFESRRIVLPQFWKSKNDFLIDRYGNQIVPEQSKLKKETIYLLKDAANLEEYPFLFFFKKGKNKIQITLNSGKILIKKIKIISPTKEISYEEYKLTHNIENNNDTFIILEAEKPDYKNDTAINPISSRDLEVNPYSTNNLLLNVLGGDSWSKSGQEVFYKIHIKNDGYYYIGFKYLQNLKPNSNVFRTIKIDNKILFEEMKRVKFPFTTKWEIIKWNYPIYLEKGDHILSLEANAYLYGNLINSIYYLINEINNIALDFKKLTGGNSANKNIEWDVLNYFPDIQKTLNNYKDELEKIYVKALKLNDNRNNSEGLIALDAAIKNIKFLANNPNLIPKRYSLLNEGSNSIVTKLSIALTEFQRQPLILDQIYIFNNEKKLPQLKINLSKRFIEGLKRFIYSFKIKDNYSNKGKVLKVWVNRSRNYVNLIQSLADTQFTPKTGIKVDISLMPNEQKLILSYASKTAPDIALGISNWLPFELGIRGAALDLRRFDDFGKVITRFSPGALLPFIYEQKCFALPETQDFYVLFYRKDIFEKLKLPIPNTWDDVKKILPELQRYGMNFYLPIAGAGGFKPFMTTAPFIYQNDGRFYSNDGFKTALNEPNSLKGIELMTKLFTLYGVQLQVPNFFEHFRSSLSPIGISNFTTYLQLMVGAPELKNSWDIALSPGVKNGNIIERWQTGSAQSAMVFNTTKYPNEAWEFLKWWTSEKTQTDFGQRIQTLYGKEFMWNSANIKAFSKIPIPDEHKKIILEQWKWLKEVPKTPAGYMTERELSNIWIKVVLQGKNLRASVDDSVNKINKEIQRKLEEFGYIKNGEKIKNYYIPKIEDALKWRLSNE from the coding sequence ATGAGAAAAATTTTCCTTGCAATCTATATAGTTTTAGCTATATTAAGCTTTTCAAAATTAACAGAATTAAGTTATTTTGAACAACTAAAAAGATGGAATGGAATAAATAAGGCAGTTGGGGTAGAAATAACCCCATCTGCTTCATATATTACTTTAAATAAACATGAATCTTTTAGTTTTTACATTGATGTTCCAAAAGAAGGTTTATATAATATTGAATTGATTTATAAAGTCTTATCTGACGATTTATTAGAAAATGAAATAGATATAAAAATAAATGATAAATATCAGTTTTTTGAATCAAGAAGAATAGTATTACCTCAATTTTGGAAATCTAAAAATGATTTTTTAATTGATCGTTATGGGAATCAAATTGTACCAGAACAATCCAAGTTAAAGAAGGAAACTATTTATTTATTAAAAGATGCTGCAAATTTAGAAGAGTATCCTTTTTTATTTTTTTTCAAAAAGGGAAAAAACAAAATCCAAATTACATTAAATTCCGGAAAGATTTTAATAAAAAAGATTAAAATTATATCTCCTACTAAAGAAATTAGTTATGAGGAATATAAATTAACTCATAATATTGAAAACAATAATGACACATTTATAATATTAGAAGCAGAAAAGCCTGATTATAAAAACGATACAGCTATCAATCCTATTTCAAGTAGAGATTTAGAGGTTAATCCTTATAGCACTAATAATCTGCTTTTAAATGTGCTTGGTGGTGACTCCTGGTCTAAGAGTGGTCAAGAAGTATTTTATAAAATTCACATTAAAAATGATGGATACTATTATATTGGATTTAAATACTTACAAAATCTAAAACCTAATTCAAATGTTTTTAGAACTATAAAAATAGATAATAAGATCTTATTTGAAGAAATGAAAAGGGTTAAGTTTCCTTTTACCACAAAATGGGAAATAATAAAGTGGAATTATCCAATATACTTAGAAAAAGGGGATCATATTCTATCTTTAGAAGCAAATGCCTATTTGTATGGTAACTTAATTAATAGTATATATTATTTAATAAATGAGATAAATAATATTGCTTTAGATTTTAAAAAGCTTACAGGGGGTAATAGTGCTAATAAAAATATTGAATGGGATGTTCTAAACTATTTCCCAGATATACAGAAAACTTTAAATAATTACAAAGATGAATTAGAAAAAATTTATGTTAAGGCTTTAAAATTAAATGATAATAGAAATAATAGTGAAGGGTTAATAGCTTTGGATGCAGCAATTAAGAATATAAAATTTTTGGCTAATAATCCAAATTTAATTCCAAAAAGATATTCATTGCTAAATGAAGGAAGCAATTCTATTGTTACTAAACTTTCTATTGCACTTACAGAGTTTCAAAGGCAACCTTTAATTTTAGATCAAATATATATTTTCAATAATGAGAAAAAATTACCACAATTAAAAATAAATCTTAGTAAAAGGTTTATAGAAGGTCTTAAAAGATTTATATATTCATTTAAAATTAAAGATAACTATTCAAACAAAGGTAAAGTACTAAAGGTGTGGGTTAATAGATCTAGAAATTATGTGAATTTAATTCAAAGTTTAGCAGATACGCAATTTACACCGAAAACAGGAATAAAAGTAGATATATCTTTAATGCCTAATGAGCAAAAGTTAATATTGTCATATGCTTCGAAAACTGCGCCAGATATTGCTTTAGGAATAAGTAACTGGTTACCTTTCGAGCTTGGGATAAGAGGGGCAGCTTTAGATTTAAGAAGATTCGATGATTTTGGAAAAGTTATTACCAGATTCTCACCTGGAGCTCTTTTGCCCTTTATTTATGAACAAAAATGTTTTGCTTTGCCTGAAACACAGGATTTTTATGTTTTATTTTACAGAAAAGATATTTTTGAGAAATTAAAATTACCTATTCCCAATACATGGGATGACGTAAAAAAAATACTTCCAGAATTACAAAGATATGGTATGAATTTTTATTTACCCATTGCTGGTGCTGGAGGATTTAAACCATTTATGACCACTGCACCATTTATTTATCAAAACGATGGAAGATTTTATTCCAATGATGGTTTTAAAACTGCTTTAAATGAACCAAATTCTTTAAAAGGCATAGAATTAATGACGAAGCTTTTTACATTATATGGTGTTCAATTACAGGTTCCTAACTTTTTTGAACATTTTAGAAGTAGTTTATCTCCTATTGGAATAAGTAATTTTACTACCTACTTACAATTAATGGTAGGAGCCCCTGAACTAAAGAATTCATGGGATATAGCTTTATCTCCAGGGGTTAAAAATGGAAATATTATAGAAAGATGGCAAACTGGATCTGCTCAATCTGCTATGGTTTTTAATACTACGAAATATCCTAATGAAGCGTGGGAATTTTTAAAATGGTGGACTTCTGAAAAAACACAAACAGATTTTGGCCAGAGAATTCAAACTTTATATGGTAAAGAATTTATGTGGAATAGCGCAAATATAAAAGCTTTTTCCAAAATACCAATACCTGATGAACATAAAAAAATTATTTTAGAACAATGGAAATGGTTAAAAGAAGTTCCTAAAACTCCAGCTGGATACATGACAGAAAGAGAGCTAAGTAACATTTGGATTAAGGTTGTTCTGCAGGGGAAAAATTTAAGAGCCAGTGTCGATGATTCTGTAAATAAAATAAATAAAGAAATACAGAGAAAATTGGAAGAATTTGGATATATTAAAAATGGGGAAAAAATAAAGAATTATTATATCCCAAAAATTGAGGATGCGCTTAAATGGAGGCTAAGCAATGAATAA